From a region of the Thermus caldilimi genome:
- the surE gene encoding 5'/3'-nucleotidase SurE has protein sequence MRILVTNDDGVFSPGLWALAEAASPFGEVFVVAPDVEQSGVGHAITIAHPVRAFPHPSPLPAPHFPSYRVRGTPADCVALGLHLFGPVDLVLSGINLGSNLGHEIWHSGTVAAAKQGRLFGISAAAFSTPMNGSGPDFAALRPWVERVLENLLRLEKPFLVNINLPHRPKGFLWTRQSVRAYEGVVVEGEDPMGRPLYWFAAKPLKEAEEGTDRWAVEQGFIAATPLRLDLTDEARLQPALAHD, from the coding sequence ATGCGGATCCTGGTGACCAACGACGACGGCGTCTTCAGCCCAGGGCTTTGGGCGCTGGCCGAGGCCGCAAGCCCCTTTGGCGAGGTCTTCGTGGTGGCCCCTGACGTGGAGCAGAGCGGGGTGGGCCACGCCATCACCATCGCCCACCCCGTGCGGGCCTTCCCCCATCCCTCCCCCCTGCCCGCTCCCCACTTCCCCTCCTACCGGGTGCGGGGCACCCCCGCCGACTGCGTGGCCCTGGGGCTCCACCTCTTCGGGCCTGTGGATCTGGTCCTTTCCGGCATCAACCTGGGGAGCAACCTGGGCCACGAGATCTGGCACTCGGGCACCGTGGCCGCGGCCAAGCAGGGCCGCCTCTTCGGGATCTCCGCGGCCGCCTTCAGCACCCCCATGAACGGAAGCGGACCGGACTTCGCCGCCTTGCGGCCCTGGGTGGAACGGGTGCTGGAGAACCTTCTCCGGCTGGAAAAGCCCTTTTTGGTCAACATCAACCTGCCTCACCGGCCCAAGGGGTTCCTCTGGACCCGGCAATCCGTGCGGGCCTATGAGGGGGTGGTGGTGGAAGGGGAAGATCCCATGGGAAGACCCCTTTACTGGTTCGCCGCCAAACCCCTTAAGGAAGCGGAGGAGGGCACGGACCGCTGGGCGGTGGAGCAGGGGTTTATCGCCGCCACCCCCCTCAGGCTGGACCTCACCGACGAGGCCCGCCTCCAACCGGCCCTGGCCCATGATTAG
- a CDS encoding ABC transporter permease, producing the protein MTLWIVVRNLRVRAFSTFLTLLGIALATAMALVVPLVLQSLERGAANAAQVFDLLIAAKGSPTQAVLSSLYLLQPPIANLPYATYERLARDPRARRVVPLAFGDSYRGFPLIGTSTQVFELRLTPTDPPYFRLKQGRPFLHTYEAVLGARAARETGLKVGAEFLSDHGFFASQAEAASALAHHQEEKYRVVGILEPTGGPWDRAILVPIEAYWEVHGEGEGKREVTAVLFTGRRLSDVYQVAQEVNRSPEAQAVLPGQVFAQLREAMLQGQSAYGALSLLVLFLAALLIWQGIYAQGLERRRHNALLRALGAPRGLVFSVLLWETTLEVGLGILLGVLLGWGLAAAGSGALGERLGFYLPPPKLSLDLLARAFALLPLGILAALPPAFQAMRESPLEYL; encoded by the coding sequence ATGACCCTGTGGATCGTCGTCAGAAACCTAAGGGTGAGGGCCTTTTCCACTTTCCTCACCCTTCTGGGGATAGCCCTGGCCACGGCCATGGCCTTGGTGGTTCCCCTGGTGCTCCAGTCCCTGGAAAGAGGGGCGGCCAATGCCGCCCAGGTCTTCGACCTCCTCATCGCCGCCAAAGGTAGCCCTACCCAGGCCGTGCTTTCGAGCCTGTATCTCCTGCAACCCCCCATCGCCAACCTGCCCTACGCCACCTACGAGCGACTGGCCCGTGACCCCAGAGCAAGGCGGGTGGTCCCCCTGGCCTTTGGGGACAGCTATCGGGGCTTTCCGCTCATAGGGACCAGTACCCAGGTCTTTGAGCTCAGGCTTACGCCCACGGATCCGCCGTATTTCCGCCTGAAGCAGGGGCGGCCCTTCCTCCACACGTACGAGGCGGTGCTGGGGGCTAGGGCCGCACGGGAAACGGGCCTGAAGGTGGGCGCCGAGTTTCTGAGCGACCACGGGTTTTTCGCCAGCCAAGCGGAGGCTGCCAGCGCCCTTGCCCACCACCAGGAGGAAAAGTACCGGGTGGTGGGGATCCTCGAGCCCACGGGAGGCCCCTGGGACCGGGCCATCCTGGTGCCCATAGAGGCCTACTGGGAGGTCCACGGGGAAGGTGAGGGGAAGCGGGAAGTTACCGCCGTGCTCTTCACAGGCCGGCGCCTCTCCGATGTGTACCAGGTGGCCCAGGAGGTTAACCGGAGCCCGGAAGCCCAGGCGGTCCTGCCCGGCCAGGTCTTTGCCCAGCTGAGGGAGGCGATGCTCCAGGGGCAGTCCGCCTACGGGGCCTTGTCCCTCCTGGTGCTCTTTCTGGCCGCCCTCCTCATCTGGCAAGGAATCTATGCCCAGGGCCTCGAGCGCCGCCGCCACAACGCCCTCCTGCGGGCCCTGGGAGCACCGCGGGGGCTGGTGTTTTCGGTGTTGCTGTGGGAGACGACCCTCGAGGTGGGGCTCGGGATCCTTCTCGGCGTCCTCTTGGGCTGGGGGCTCGCCGCCGCCGGCTCCGGGGCCTTGGGGGAGCGGCTTGGCTTCTACCTCCCCCCTCCGAAACTTAGCCTGGACCTCCTGGCCCGGGCCTTCGCCCTGCTGCCCCTGGGCATCCTGGCGGCCCTGCCCCCTGCGTTTCAGGCCATGCGGGAAAGCCCCCTCGAGTACCTCTAG
- a CDS encoding metal ABC transporter substrate-binding protein translates to MKRFLTLALFIVLAALAEKPVFVATLKPYGLLLSQLVGETGEVVVLVPPSANPHVYEPTPSQVRLVAQARLVVANGAHPDGWVVEKLIRPNALATPVLWVADTVQEELIPTPTGPDPHVWVDPLLMAKAVPALVAALERVDPAHGVLYRTRGHWLQAELLKLDREVRALLGERTRPGVLALRNPVRYFARRYSIPILYTVVPNPEAPEASARAVAEARRIAQEKQIRYLLAPLATRTQALPLGRNLGLEVIFLDILGEEASSYPGLVRQIATGFAQALR, encoded by the coding sequence ATGAAGCGCTTTCTAACCCTGGCCCTCTTCATCGTGTTGGCGGCTTTGGCCGAGAAGCCGGTGTTCGTAGCCACCCTTAAGCCCTATGGCCTCCTCCTGTCCCAGCTGGTGGGGGAAACAGGGGAGGTGGTGGTGCTGGTGCCCCCTTCCGCCAACCCCCATGTGTACGAGCCCACGCCTTCTCAGGTGCGGTTGGTGGCCCAAGCCAGGTTGGTGGTGGCCAACGGTGCTCACCCGGACGGCTGGGTGGTGGAGAAGCTGATCCGGCCCAACGCCTTGGCCACGCCGGTCCTTTGGGTGGCCGATACCGTGCAGGAGGAGCTCATTCCCACCCCCACCGGGCCCGATCCGCACGTATGGGTGGATCCCCTGCTGATGGCCAAGGCGGTGCCCGCCCTGGTGGCGGCTTTGGAAAGGGTTGATCCCGCCCACGGGGTCCTATACCGAACCCGCGGGCATTGGCTTCAGGCGGAACTGCTGAAGCTGGACCGGGAGGTGCGCGCTCTCCTTGGCGAGCGGACCAGGCCCGGAGTCTTGGCCTTAAGGAACCCGGTTCGTTACTTTGCCCGGCGGTACAGCATTCCCATTCTTTACACCGTGGTCCCCAACCCCGAGGCCCCTGAGGCCAGCGCCAGGGCGGTGGCCGAGGCCCGGAGGATCGCACAGGAGAAGCAGATCCGCTACCTGCTGGCGCCCTTAGCCACCCGCACTCAAGCCCTACCCCTGGGCAGGAACCTTGGCCTCGAGGTGATCTTCCTGGACATCCTGGGGGAGGAGGCCTCCAGCTACCCGGGGTTGGTGCGCCAGATAGCCACCGGGTTTGCCCAGGCCCTGCGCTAG
- a CDS encoding carbohydrate ABC transporter permease, translating to MYATLSRAQRLQRHLRGQGEALIFLLPAYALFLLFLVLPLLEALWLSLHQEDLFGRGRVWTGLANYQEAVSRPEFWKSAWLTLKFALITAPLELLLGLLAALLVYRPYPGVALFRTLFFLTTAVPTAVAAVAWGWFLHPVGGLANRLLASLGLPPQPWLTSPELALPTLAVITAWAGVGFTAVLLTAGLQNIPAEILEAVEVDGAGPWTRFWRITLPLLSPTLFLVGLLVVLKSLTAFGQIHLLTRGGPAESSMVWIYRVYQDAFFNFRVPLAAAEALLLFVVLLLLAALQFWLLGRRVHYG from the coding sequence ATGTACGCCACCCTCAGCCGGGCCCAGCGCCTCCAAAGACACCTGAGGGGCCAGGGGGAGGCTTTGATCTTCCTGCTACCCGCCTACGCCCTTTTCCTCCTCTTCCTGGTCCTGCCCCTCCTCGAGGCCCTTTGGCTTTCCCTGCACCAGGAGGATCTCTTCGGCCGGGGACGGGTCTGGACCGGGCTTGCCAACTACCAGGAGGCCGTAAGCCGCCCGGAGTTCTGGAAAAGCGCCTGGCTCACCCTGAAGTTCGCCCTGATCACCGCGCCCCTGGAGCTCCTTCTGGGGCTCCTGGCGGCCCTCTTGGTCTACCGGCCCTACCCGGGGGTGGCCCTCTTCCGCACCCTCTTCTTCCTCACCACGGCGGTGCCCACCGCGGTGGCGGCGGTGGCCTGGGGTTGGTTCCTGCATCCCGTGGGGGGCCTTGCCAACCGCCTCCTGGCCTCCTTGGGCCTGCCGCCCCAGCCCTGGCTCACCAGCCCGGAGCTAGCCCTGCCCACCCTGGCGGTGATCACCGCCTGGGCCGGGGTGGGGTTCACCGCGGTCCTCCTCACCGCAGGCCTGCAGAACATCCCTGCGGAGATCCTGGAGGCGGTGGAGGTGGACGGGGCCGGCCCCTGGACCCGCTTCTGGAGGATCACCCTGCCCCTCCTCTCCCCCACCCTCTTCCTGGTGGGCCTCCTGGTGGTGTTGAAGAGCCTCACCGCCTTTGGGCAGATCCACCTCCTCACCCGCGGGGGGCCGGCGGAAAGCTCCATGGTCTGGATCTACCGGGTGTACCAGGATGCCTTCTTCAACTTCCGGGTGCCCCTGGCCGCCGCCGAGGCCTTGTTGCTTTTCGTGGTGCTCCTGCTCCTGGCGGCCTTGCAGTTTTGGCTTCTCGGTCGGAGGGTGCACTATGGGTAG
- a CDS encoding glycosyltransferase family 2 protein, translating to MISVLIPTRSRPDALRQALASLLRQTFTRFEAVVVDDGEGEGMEVVAGLADPRLRALPNPGRGQVEARMQALAQARGEVVLFLDDDDLLLDPAYLYRVWRILPREEALVYGEGVLNLGSWEIPFRPGEPGDWILVDNRILASGTALPLRLVRELGGLDPEVGDYWDWDLWLRAYRKGVPFRYLKGRGVSIGVHGANQSHGNRRDERRFFLERFRQKHGLPPLRLKDHLMLALEGAEDGSVPMFTFGHTSPG from the coding sequence ATGATTAGCGTCCTCATCCCCACCCGGAGCCGGCCGGACGCCCTGCGCCAAGCCCTGGCCTCCCTTCTCCGGCAGACCTTTACCCGGTTTGAGGCGGTGGTGGTGGACGACGGGGAGGGCGAGGGGATGGAAGTGGTGGCTGGCCTGGCAGATCCGCGGCTCCGGGCCCTTCCTAACCCGGGTCGGGGCCAGGTGGAGGCCCGTATGCAGGCCCTGGCCCAGGCCCGGGGAGAGGTGGTTCTCTTCCTGGACGACGACGACCTTCTCCTGGACCCCGCTTACCTGTACCGGGTATGGCGCATTCTGCCCAGGGAGGAGGCCCTGGTCTACGGGGAGGGGGTGCTGAACCTGGGCTCGTGGGAGATACCCTTCCGCCCCGGCGAGCCTGGGGACTGGATCCTGGTGGATAACCGCATCCTGGCCTCGGGCACGGCCCTTCCCCTCCGGCTTGTAAGGGAGCTCGGGGGCCTGGACCCGGAGGTGGGGGACTACTGGGACTGGGACCTCTGGCTCAGGGCCTATCGCAAGGGGGTTCCCTTCCGATACCTGAAGGGAAGGGGGGTGAGCATCGGGGTGCACGGCGCCAACCAAAGCCACGGCAACCGCCGGGATGAGCGCCGGTTCTTCCTCGAGCGGTTTCGGCAGAAGCACGGGCTTCCACCCTTAAGGCTTAAGGACCACCTGATGCTGGCCCTGGAAGGCGCGGAGGATGGAAGTGTGCCAATGTTCACCTTCGGTCATACATCACCTGGGTAA
- a CDS encoding ABC transporter substrate-binding protein, whose product MRMWTRRVWAQAILSTLLLLGGAQAQRVTLEFWHSMGGVLGEATEKLVQDFNKSQDRIQVKSQYVGSYDDGINKLLAALRAGRGYPHVIQVYDIGARIMADSGAVVPLEDLARKSGFDLGRFLPQPRNYYTVEGKLYGLPFNSSNPILYLNMAAFQEAGIPFKPTWSLKDLEEAARKLTKKDAQGRTVRYGLSIPIDSWFVEQISYNSGEYFCNNENGRKARATAVTFGNPAAAAFLDMYARLVREGVAANTGRNWADSQSLFAQGQAAIAAYSTASLTGVLRQVGNRFPLRTAFYPFLRERNGVAIGGAALYVLKGFPEEQVQAAWEFVRFLLEPETQARWHLATGYFPIVRGVTELPQVRQAHVKQPNYTTAIQQLATSKVNPSSAGCLMGAFPEIRQYVQTAWEETLKGKPALEALREAKARADQALERYNRSVAQP is encoded by the coding sequence ATGCGCATGTGGACGAGACGGGTTTGGGCACAGGCCATCCTCAGCACCCTGCTCCTTTTGGGCGGCGCTCAGGCCCAAAGGGTCACCCTGGAGTTCTGGCACTCCATGGGTGGGGTTCTGGGGGAAGCCACGGAAAAGCTGGTGCAGGACTTCAACAAAAGCCAGGACCGGATTCAGGTGAAAAGCCAGTACGTGGGCAGCTACGATGACGGCATCAACAAGCTTCTCGCCGCCTTGCGCGCGGGCCGGGGTTACCCCCACGTGATCCAGGTCTACGACATCGGGGCCCGGATCATGGCAGACTCCGGGGCGGTGGTGCCCCTCGAGGACCTGGCCCGGAAGAGCGGGTTTGACCTGGGTCGCTTCCTCCCCCAGCCCCGCAACTACTACACGGTGGAGGGGAAGCTCTACGGGCTTCCCTTTAACTCCTCGAACCCCATCCTCTACCTCAACATGGCCGCCTTCCAGGAGGCGGGGATCCCCTTCAAGCCGACCTGGAGCCTTAAGGACCTGGAGGAAGCCGCCCGCAAGCTCACCAAGAAGGACGCCCAGGGCCGTACCGTACGCTACGGGCTTTCCATTCCCATCGATTCCTGGTTCGTGGAGCAGATCTCCTATAACTCCGGGGAATACTTCTGCAACAACGAGAACGGCCGCAAGGCCAGGGCCACCGCGGTCACCTTTGGCAACCCGGCCGCCGCGGCCTTCCTGGACATGTACGCCCGTTTGGTGCGGGAGGGGGTGGCCGCCAACACCGGGCGCAACTGGGCCGACTCGCAAAGCCTCTTCGCCCAGGGCCAGGCGGCCATCGCCGCCTACTCCACGGCCAGCCTCACGGGGGTGCTGCGGCAGGTGGGGAACCGCTTTCCCTTGCGCACTGCCTTCTACCCCTTCCTCCGGGAGCGGAATGGGGTAGCCATCGGGGGCGCTGCCCTCTACGTGCTGAAGGGCTTCCCCGAGGAACAGGTCCAGGCGGCCTGGGAGTTCGTGCGCTTCCTCCTGGAGCCGGAAACCCAGGCCCGCTGGCACCTGGCCACCGGTTACTTCCCCATAGTGCGGGGCGTGACCGAGCTTCCCCAGGTACGCCAGGCCCACGTGAAGCAGCCCAACTACACCACCGCCATCCAGCAGCTAGCCACCAGCAAGGTTAACCCCTCCAGCGCCGGTTGCCTGATGGGGGCCTTCCCCGAAATACGCCAGTACGTGCAGACCGCCTGGGAAGAAACCCTGAAGGGGAAGCCTGCCCTCGAGGCCCTGAGGGAGGCCAAGGCCCGGGCAGACCAGGCCCTGGAGCGCTACAACCGGAGCGTGGCCCAACCCTGA
- a CDS encoding carbohydrate ABC transporter permease — MGRRRRLWPTYLLAGGYALLLLLPLLTLLSASLRPEGDLYAPGLLPPRPSLEAYQEALTKFPLGRFLLNSLLVSSLITLGVLTTSFLAAYALARLRFLGREALFGLAVALLLVPGEVTFLPLYLLVDRLGWLDSYLALTVPFLASPLGVFLLRQFLRTIPEDYFDAARIDGANHWQMLRHVALPLSAPALGALAALTFIGAWNMYLWPLVVTKSREMQTAQIAVNFILNEEVARWNVVAAAAILVLLPSLLAFLLAQRAFVRGIAMGGLKG, encoded by the coding sequence ATGGGTAGGCGGCGAAGGCTCTGGCCCACCTACCTCCTGGCCGGGGGGTATGCCCTTCTCCTTCTCCTCCCCCTCCTCACCCTCCTCTCCGCAAGCCTCCGCCCGGAGGGGGACCTCTACGCCCCGGGCCTCCTCCCCCCGCGGCCCAGCCTCGAGGCCTACCAGGAGGCCCTCACCAAGTTCCCCCTGGGGCGGTTCCTATTGAATAGCCTCCTGGTGTCCAGCCTCATCACCCTGGGCGTACTCACCACCAGCTTCCTGGCCGCCTACGCCCTCGCCCGGCTCCGCTTCCTTGGAAGGGAGGCCCTCTTCGGGTTGGCGGTGGCCCTCCTTCTGGTGCCTGGGGAGGTCACCTTCCTGCCCCTTTACCTCCTGGTGGACCGCCTGGGCTGGCTGGACTCCTATCTGGCCCTCACGGTTCCCTTCCTGGCAAGCCCCCTGGGGGTTTTTCTCCTCAGGCAGTTCCTGCGCACCATCCCTGAGGACTACTTCGATGCCGCCCGGATCGACGGGGCCAACCACTGGCAGATGCTCCGCCACGTGGCCCTGCCCCTTTCGGCCCCCGCCCTGGGGGCCCTGGCGGCCCTCACCTTCATCGGGGCCTGGAACATGTACCTCTGGCCCCTGGTGGTGACCAAAAGCCGGGAGATGCAAACGGCCCAGATCGCCGTGAACTTCATCCTCAACGAGGAAGTAGCCCGCTGGAACGTGGTGGCCGCTGCGGCCATCCTGGTGCTCCTCCCCAGCCTTTTGGCCTTCCTGCTCGCCCAGCGGGCCTTTGTCCGGGGCATCGCCATGGGCGGGCTGAAGGGATAG
- a CDS encoding TIM barrel protein produces MDLRIAMGLEEALRFSAPEDPWLGLEVYLEPALLEEDALFAKLATGYEGTLSVHLPFWNLDLVSPDPEVRNLTLRRLLLGLDRAAELGADRAVFHSGIPHGRTLEEALDRADRLIQALKPVVRRAGTLGVELVLENTHEPEPRALAPILEAYPEVGFCFDAAHARVFSRVPEPGPWLALEPDHLHLNDTDGLYDRHWNLGTGVLGHRTWLGPYLDRTLVLEVRVDPAPSIAFLRSLRESLPDRALTGGA; encoded by the coding sequence ATGGACCTGCGCATCGCCATGGGCCTAGAGGAAGCTCTAAGATTTTCGGCGCCTGAGGATCCCTGGCTGGGCCTCGAGGTCTACCTGGAGCCCGCCCTCCTGGAGGAGGACGCCCTCTTCGCCAAACTGGCCACCGGCTACGAGGGAACTCTCTCCGTTCACCTCCCCTTCTGGAACCTGGACCTGGTCTCCCCGGACCCGGAGGTGCGCAACCTCACCCTCAGGCGGCTTCTCCTGGGCTTGGACCGGGCGGCGGAGCTCGGGGCGGACCGGGCGGTCTTCCACTCGGGCATCCCCCACGGCCGCACCCTGGAGGAGGCCCTGGACCGGGCGGACCGGCTCATCCAGGCCCTGAAGCCGGTGGTGCGGCGGGCCGGGACCTTGGGGGTGGAGCTGGTCCTGGAGAACACCCACGAGCCGGAGCCCAGGGCCCTGGCCCCCATCCTGGAGGCCTACCCCGAGGTGGGATTTTGCTTCGACGCCGCCCATGCCCGGGTTTTCAGCCGGGTGCCGGAACCAGGGCCCTGGCTGGCCTTGGAGCCCGACCACCTCCACCTGAACGACACAGACGGCCTCTACGACCGGCACTGGAACCTGGGAACCGGGGTCCTCGGCCACCGGACCTGGCTTGGTCCCTACCTGGACCGCACCTTGGTCCTGGAGGTGCGGGTTGACCCGGCCCCTTCCATCGCCTTCCTGAGAAGCCTGCGGGAAAGCCTCCCTGACCGAGCCCTGACCGGAGGGGCCTAG
- a CDS encoding ABC transporter ATP-binding protein — protein sequence MGEVCLKGVVVRYGEEVAVTLPDLELAAGEQVVLLGPSGSGKTTLLHLLAGLLVPSEGEVWVAGMNLAALNESQRDAYRRGKVGYLFQDFYLAEGYTVLENVLLGLGLAGIRGRVAENRAKEVLKTLGLEHRLGHTPKRLSTGERQRVALARAVAHRPSLLLADEPTAHLDRSRAKVALELLIHTAIGLKATLVLATHDPWVVGHFPRQVEL from the coding sequence ATGGGGGAGGTGTGCCTCAAGGGGGTGGTGGTGCGCTACGGGGAGGAGGTGGCCGTGACGTTGCCGGACCTGGAGCTGGCCGCCGGGGAACAGGTGGTCCTGCTGGGTCCCTCCGGGAGCGGGAAAACCACCCTTTTACACCTCCTCGCTGGCCTGTTGGTGCCTAGCGAGGGAGAGGTCTGGGTTGCCGGGATGAACCTGGCTGCCTTGAACGAATCCCAGCGGGATGCCTATCGGAGAGGAAAGGTGGGCTATCTCTTCCAGGACTTTTACCTGGCCGAAGGCTATACCGTGCTGGAGAACGTGCTCCTGGGGTTGGGCCTTGCGGGCATAAGGGGGAGGGTGGCGGAAAACCGTGCCAAGGAGGTCCTTAAGACCCTGGGTCTGGAACACCGTCTGGGGCACACTCCCAAACGCCTTTCCACTGGGGAGCGGCAACGGGTGGCCCTGGCCCGGGCGGTGGCCCACCGGCCAAGCCTCCTCCTGGCCGATGAGCCCACGGCCCACCTGGATCGTTCCAGGGCAAAGGTGGCCCTGGAGCTCTTGATCCACACGGCCATCGGCCTTAAGGCCACCCTGGTGCTGGCCACCCACGACCCGTGGGTGGTGGGCCATTTCCCCCGCCAGGTGGAGCTTTAG